CCGAGGGCCAGTTCAACTTCCTCGTCCAGGAGGCGGAGGACGGCTACGACACGATCGAGTGGGTCGCGCGCCAACCGTGGTGCGACGGCAAGGTCGGCACGCTCGGCCTCTCCTACGCCGGTTGGACGCAGGTGACGGCCGCCGCGCTCGCCCCGCCCCACCTGGCGGCCATGTGGGTCGATGAGGCCGGCGCCAACGCCTACACCTCGACCGTGCGGCACAACGGCGCCTTCGAGATGCGCTTCCTCTGCTGGGCGCTGTGGCAGGGGGCCAAGTCGCGCGAGGCCAAGGCCGATCCCGCCCTGGAGCGCGCGCTGGGAGCGGTGAACGTGCGCGAGTGGCTCACCCGCATGCCGCTCAAGCGCGGCGCCTCGCCGCTCGCGCTCATCCCCGCCTACGAGGAGTGGGCGTTCGCCCTCGGCACCCGCGGCGACCACGACGCCTTCTGGGAGCAGCCCGGCTTCGACATCGAGCGTCACTGGGACCGCGCGGCCGACTGCCCGATGGTCTTCACCAGCGGCTGGTACGACTCCTACACGCGGGCGGCGCTCGAGAACTTCGTGGGGCTGGGGACGCGCAAGCGCGGGCCGGTCACCGCGATCATGGGGCCGTGGACCCATGGCGTCAAACAGCTCGGCCTCACCGGCGCCGGCGACGTCGAGTTCGGCCCCGAGGCGGCGCTCGATCACAACGAGGAGCGCCTGGCCTTCTTCGACCAGGCGCTCAAGGGCATCCCCAACGGCCGGCGGGAACGGGCGCCGCTCCGGCTCTTCGTGATGGGCGGCGGGTCGGGCCGGCGCACCGCGGGGGGGCGCCTGGACCACGGTGGCCGGTGGCGCGAGGAGCGGCAGTGGCCGCTTCCGCGCGCGCGGTTCACCGACTACTTCCTGCAGCGCGGCGGCCGGCTGGCGCCGACCCCGCCCACCGTCGGCGAGGCCGGGAGCCGCTTCGTCTTCGATCCGCGCCATCCGGTGCCGACGATCGGCGGCAACATGTCGTCGCTGGTGGGGCTGATGCCGCGTCCGGCCGGCGCGCCCGAGATTCCCGTGGAGGAGCGCGAGCGCGACATCATTGGCATCCCCGGCGCCTTCGACCAGCGCGAGGATCCCCGCTTCTTCGGCTGCGGGCCGCCCTACCTGCCGCTCGGCTCGCGGCCCGACGTGCTCGTGTGGCAGACCGAGCCGCTGGCGCGGGACCTCGAGGTGAGCGGCCCGGTGACGGTCACCGTCTGGGTCTCGTCGGACGCGCCCGATACCGACATCACGGCGAAGCTGATCGACGTCTATCCGCCGAGCGCCGACTACCCTCAAGGCTTCGCCATGAACCTGACCGACTCCATCCTGCGCCTCCGCTACCGCCAGGGCGGCGCCCCCGCGCTCCTCACGCCGGGCAAGATCTACGAGTGCACCGTCCCGCTCTACCCGACCTCCAACCTCTTCCGGGCCGGCCACCGCATCCGTCTGGACGTGTCCTCGTCGAACTATCCCCGGTTCGACGTGAACCCGAACACGGGCGATCCGCTGTGGGCCAGCGCCGTCACTCGGGTCGCGATGAACACGATCCACCACGACGCCGGGCATCCGTCCCGGGTGACGCTTCCCCTGATCGAGATCTGAGGAGACCAGCCATGCCGTCCTCCGCTTTCAGCGCTGCCGACTTCAAGGTCTTCGACGTGAAGGGGTTTCAGGCGCGGATGAGCGAGATCCGGGGCCGCGTCCGCCCCAAGCTCGAGGCGCTCGGGCACAGCCTGGCGCCGGCCATCCAGCGCACGACCGGCGAGGCGACGTTCGCCCACGTCGCCAAGCACGCGCGGCGGACCGTCAACCCGCCCCACGACACCTGGGTGGCGTTCACCTCCAACGAGCGGGGCTACAAGAAGCACCCGCACTTCAAGGTCGCCGTCTCGCGCGGCTGCATGCGGTTGCTCTTCGAGATCGGTCCCGAGCACGCCGACAAGAAGCGCTGGGCGGCGGCCTGGAAGCGGAGCGCGCCGAAGCTGACCCCCGTCCTTCGCCGCGTGAAGGGCCTGGCCTGGTTCAAGAACGA
This window of the Candidatus Methylomirabilota bacterium genome carries:
- a CDS encoding DUF1054 family protein, producing MPSSAFSAADFKVFDVKGFQARMSEIRGRVRPKLEALGHSLAPAIQRTTGEATFAHVAKHARRTVNPPHDTWVAFTSNERGYKKHPHFKVAVSRGCMRLLFEIGPEHADKKRWAAAWKRSAPKLTPVLRRVKGLAWFKNEHDEEAAAALSDMSPEQLAELADELTRTRDGQFVVGRVVLASDAAHWTEAQYREAALETFRALAPLYRLR
- a CDS encoding CocE/NonD family hydrolase; the encoded protein is MASKPQYEVIVLKNVMVPMRDGVHLAADVYVPSRGGRPPGPGQLADTPLPALLERTPYSKDNPERAELNGLWYAERGYVVVLQDVRGRYRSEGQFNFLVQEAEDGYDTIEWVARQPWCDGKVGTLGLSYAGWTQVTAAALAPPHLAAMWVDEAGANAYTSTVRHNGAFEMRFLCWALWQGAKSREAKADPALERALGAVNVREWLTRMPLKRGASPLALIPAYEEWAFALGTRGDHDAFWEQPGFDIERHWDRAADCPMVFTSGWYDSYTRAALENFVGLGTRKRGPVTAIMGPWTHGVKQLGLTGAGDVEFGPEAALDHNEERLAFFDQALKGIPNGRRERAPLRLFVMGGGSGRRTAGGRLDHGGRWREERQWPLPRARFTDYFLQRGGRLAPTPPTVGEAGSRFVFDPRHPVPTIGGNMSSLVGLMPRPAGAPEIPVEERERDIIGIPGAFDQREDPRFFGCGPPYLPLGSRPDVLVWQTEPLARDLEVSGPVTVTVWVSSDAPDTDITAKLIDVYPPSADYPQGFAMNLTDSILRLRYRQGGAPALLTPGKIYECTVPLYPTSNLFRAGHRIRLDVSSSNYPRFDVNPNTGDPLWASAVTRVAMNTIHHDAGHPSRVTLPLIEI